A region from the Triticum urartu cultivar G1812 chromosome 1, Tu2.1, whole genome shotgun sequence genome encodes:
- the LOC125534008 gene encoding cortical cell-delineating protein-like: MAMAPRALLLLAVGLMVVASASAHGGYGSCPKDGLKAKACVSVLGLLRVNVNQPRDEHCCSLLDGLVGLDAALCLCTNLHVNLLDHNLDLPVDLRLILNNCGKVCPTDFQCPHH, from the coding sequence ATGGCCATGGCACCCAGAGCGCTGCTCCTCCTGGCCGTCGGGCTCATGGTCGTGGCCTCGGCGAGCGCCCACGGCGGCTACGGGTCGTGCCCCAAGGACGGGCTGAAGGCGAAGGCGTGCGTGAGCGTGCTGGGCCTGCTCAGGGTCAATGTCAACCAGCCGCGCGACGAGCACTGCTGCTCGCTCCTCGACGGGCTCGTCGGTCTGGACGCGGCGCTCTGCCTCTGCACGAATCTCCATGTCAACTTGCTCGACCACAACCTCGACCTCCCCGTCGACCTACGCCTCATTCTCAACAACTGCGGCAAGGTCTGCCCCACCGATTTTCAGTGCCCACACCACTAG